A section of the Streptomyces sp. NBC_01363 genome encodes:
- a CDS encoding NAD(P)H-binding protein, which produces MTTFSAVHVVVAGSHGRLALAASRLLTARGGQVFGLTRSPEQADDVQAAGAHPILLDLATATVEQFAERLADADAVPCTTGTDLGASGQAGPIDRDGPHPRGRSATHGTALRSCSPP; this is translated from the coding sequence GTGACTACTTTCAGTGCTGTGCATGTTGTCGTCGCCGGCAGTCACGGCCGCCTCGCCCTCGCAGCATCCCGCCTGCTCACAGCCCGGGGCGGACAGGTCTTCGGGCTCACCCGCAGCCCGGAGCAGGCCGACGATGTCCAAGCCGCCGGGGCGCACCCGATCCTCCTGGACCTGGCGACGGCCACGGTTGAGCAGTTCGCGGAACGGCTCGCCGACGCGGACGCGGTGCCCTGCACAACCGGTACGGATCTGGGCGCCTCAGGCCAGGCCGGCCCGATCGATCGCGACGGCCCTCACCCTCGCGGACGCAGCGCAACTCACGGGACAGCCCTCAGGTCATGCTCTCCTCCATAG
- the murJ gene encoding murein biosynthesis integral membrane protein MurJ gives MTATEVTGTTVADPKPRSVLRNGAVMAAGSIVSRATGFIRSAVVVAALGTGLRADGYNVANTVPNILYTLLIGGALNAVFVPELVRAAKNHADGGAAYTDRLLTVCTVGLLALTGLTVFAAPWIVAVYAPGYQGAQADVTVALARYCLPQILFYGLFTLLGQVLNARGRFGAMMWTPVLNNVVIIAVFGLYLGIAVGSDGTLAPAQARWLGWGTTAGIVVQTLALVPALRAAKFRWRPRFDWRGSGLTRPLRAAGWLVMLVLTNQIAYWVVTRLSTTIGQRAENMELAGGAGYTAYSYAYQLWVVPHGIVTVSLVTAMMPRMSRAAADNDLPGLRRDVSYALRTSAAVVVPAVALLFALAPWVMGAVYGYGATDDADIAVMAGMTMAFAPGLIAYSGQYVLSRAFYAMSDTRTPFLLNLVIAALNAGLSVAAYLLLPVRWAVTGMAGAYSVALFAGFAATAYVLHRRLGRGDAAGTPPVRSPALWAQLRLVVASVPAGLLGYLAARSCAGFGDFAAVGAGSFVLLLTVALLARPLRLREVSAVIAAGRGRLRRA, from the coding sequence ATGACGGCCACCGAAGTGACCGGCACGACGGTCGCGGACCCCAAGCCCCGTTCGGTGCTGCGCAACGGCGCCGTCATGGCGGCCGGCTCCATCGTCTCCCGGGCGACCGGGTTCATACGCTCGGCGGTCGTCGTCGCCGCGCTCGGCACCGGGCTCCGGGCCGACGGGTACAACGTCGCCAACACCGTGCCCAACATCCTCTACACGCTGCTCATCGGCGGGGCACTCAACGCCGTCTTCGTCCCCGAGCTGGTGCGAGCGGCGAAGAACCACGCCGACGGCGGGGCCGCGTACACCGACCGGCTGCTCACCGTCTGCACCGTCGGCCTCCTCGCCCTCACCGGCCTCACGGTTTTCGCCGCACCGTGGATCGTCGCGGTCTACGCCCCCGGCTACCAGGGCGCACAGGCGGACGTGACCGTCGCACTGGCCCGCTACTGCCTGCCGCAGATCCTCTTCTACGGACTGTTCACCCTCCTCGGGCAAGTACTGAATGCCCGGGGGCGGTTCGGCGCGATGATGTGGACCCCGGTCCTCAACAACGTGGTGATCATCGCCGTGTTCGGGCTCTACCTGGGCATCGCGGTGGGCTCCGACGGCACGCTCGCCCCGGCCCAGGCCCGGTGGCTCGGCTGGGGCACGACGGCCGGGATCGTCGTCCAGACGCTCGCCCTGGTGCCCGCGCTGCGCGCCGCGAAATTCCGCTGGCGCCCCCGGTTCGACTGGCGGGGCAGCGGCCTCACCCGGCCGCTGCGCGCGGCCGGCTGGCTGGTCATGCTCGTGCTGACCAACCAGATCGCCTACTGGGTGGTGACCCGGCTCTCCACCACCATCGGCCAGCGCGCCGAGAACATGGAACTGGCGGGAGGCGCCGGCTACACCGCGTACAGCTATGCCTATCAGCTGTGGGTGGTGCCGCACGGCATCGTGACCGTCTCGCTCGTCACCGCGATGATGCCCCGGATGAGCCGGGCGGCGGCCGACAACGACCTGCCGGGCCTGCGGCGCGACGTCTCGTACGCCCTGCGCACCTCGGCCGCGGTCGTGGTGCCCGCGGTGGCCCTGCTGTTCGCACTGGCACCGTGGGTGATGGGAGCGGTGTACGGGTACGGGGCCACGGACGACGCGGACATCGCCGTGATGGCGGGCATGACGATGGCGTTCGCGCCCGGACTCATCGCCTACTCGGGACAGTACGTGCTCTCCCGGGCGTTCTACGCGATGAGCGACACCCGCACGCCGTTCCTCCTCAATCTGGTGATCGCGGCGCTCAACGCCGGGCTCTCGGTCGCCGCGTATCTGCTGCTGCCGGTCCGCTGGGCCGTGACGGGAATGGCCGGCGCCTACTCGGTGGCGCTGTTCGCGGGCTTCGCGGCCACCGCGTACGTGCTGCACCGCAGGCTCGGCCGCGGTGACGCCGCCGGAACCCCGCCGGTGCGGTCGCCCGCGCTGTGGGCGCAGCTCCGGCTGGTGGTGGCGTCCGTGCCCGCCGGGCTGCTGGGGTACCTGGCCGCCCGGAGCTGCGCCGGGTTCGGGGACTTCGCGGCGGTGGGCGCGGGCTCCTTCGTGCTCCTGCTCACGGTGGCGCTGCTGGCCCGGCCGCTCCGGCTGCGGGAGGTCAGCGCCGTGATCGCGGCGGGCCGGGGACGGCTGCGGCGGGCATGA
- a CDS encoding cell wall metabolism sensor histidine kinase WalK, giving the protein MRLFAARFGLRTRLVGAFLLVAAISAATTATLTYREARSAILQQAQDTAVDQFRDRIGAQAVTLPVDEEQLRRACRSLANEGKPHPWVVFAEYGTIRVSSSNRPTSEVITPELQAAARGSVHGSFQRVVKDGVPWLTVGMPALIDRGDGGQPTGLVLYAVMRLSTEAANVEAMVTAARDGALPALLIALVPALLAARSVLRPVRDLRRAAAGIGRGELDTRIEVRGSDELAGLARTFNDSSTKLQESVAELRQAEARARRFASDVSHELRTPLAGMLAVTEVLDEDAAQLNPDTAAAVRLISAETGKLATLVEDLMEISRFDARAADLHLDEVDVAEAIRKTLENRHWENQVRTELPDGIRAMLDPRRFDVIVANLVGNALRHGAEPVTVRLRTERKGAVDRLVAEVADSGPGIDPAVLPHIFDRFYKADAARTRSAGSGLGLAITQENVRLHGGTVRAADGTGGGAVLTVELPLEGP; this is encoded by the coding sequence ATGAGACTCTTCGCCGCCCGGTTCGGACTGCGTACCCGTCTCGTCGGAGCCTTCCTCCTGGTCGCGGCGATCAGCGCCGCCACCACCGCCACCCTCACTTACCGCGAGGCCCGTTCAGCCATCCTGCAACAGGCCCAGGACACGGCCGTCGACCAGTTCCGCGACCGGATCGGCGCACAGGCCGTGACCCTGCCGGTGGACGAGGAACAGCTGCGGCGGGCCTGCCGGAGCCTCGCCAATGAAGGCAAGCCGCATCCCTGGGTCGTCTTCGCCGAGTACGGGACGATCCGGGTCTCCTCCTCGAACCGTCCCACCTCCGAGGTGATCACGCCCGAACTGCAGGCCGCCGCCCGAGGCAGTGTGCACGGCTCCTTCCAACGGGTCGTCAAGGACGGCGTGCCCTGGCTGACCGTCGGAATGCCCGCCCTCATCGACCGCGGCGACGGGGGCCAGCCCACCGGACTCGTCCTCTACGCCGTGATGCGGCTCTCCACCGAGGCGGCCAATGTCGAAGCCATGGTGACCGCGGCCCGCGACGGCGCCCTGCCCGCCCTCCTGATCGCGCTGGTGCCCGCACTGCTCGCGGCCCGCAGCGTGCTGCGCCCGGTGCGCGACCTGCGGCGGGCCGCCGCAGGCATCGGCCGGGGCGAACTCGACACCCGGATCGAGGTCCGGGGCTCCGACGAACTCGCCGGACTCGCCCGGACGTTCAACGACTCGTCGACGAAGCTCCAGGAGTCGGTGGCGGAGCTCCGACAGGCGGAGGCGCGGGCCCGGCGCTTCGCCTCCGACGTCTCGCACGAGCTGCGCACCCCGCTCGCCGGAATGCTCGCCGTCACCGAGGTGCTCGACGAGGACGCGGCCCAGCTGAACCCCGACACCGCGGCGGCCGTCCGGCTGATCAGCGCCGAGACGGGCAAGCTCGCCACCCTCGTCGAGGACCTGATGGAGATCTCCCGCTTCGACGCGAGGGCGGCGGACCTCCACCTCGACGAGGTCGATGTCGCCGAAGCGATCCGCAAGACCCTGGAGAACAGGCACTGGGAGAATCAGGTCCGCACCGAACTCCCCGACGGAATACGGGCCATGCTCGATCCGCGCCGCTTCGACGTCATCGTCGCCAACCTCGTCGGCAACGCCCTGCGGCACGGTGCGGAGCCCGTCACGGTACGGCTGCGGACCGAGCGGAAGGGCGCGGTGGACCGGCTGGTGGCCGAGGTCGCGGACAGCGGTCCGGGCATCGACCCCGCCGTGCTGCCCCATATCTTCGACCGCTTCTACAAGGCCGACGCGGCCCGTACCCGGTCGGCCGGCAGCGGACTCGGACTGGCGATCACCCAGGAGAACGTACGGCTGCACGGCGGCACCGTGCGCGCCGCCGACGGGACCGGGGGCGGCGCGGTCCTCACCGTGGAACTGCCGCTGGAGGGGCCGTGA
- a CDS encoding peptidoglycan bridge formation glycyltransferase FemA/FemB family protein, translating to MSALLATGDCGHDRELRIRGLTAAEHRAFLSTRPGASFLQYPSWAGVKDRWTSEMVGWYGDSGELTGTALVLYRQFPGTRKYFAYLPEGPVADWSDPDIDGWLGPLVAHLRRAGAFAVRIGPSPAYRRWDTGRLKAATGPGRKVSDVLATEVDPLGAAVADRLRARGWRRCGGDGEDADAQPRHVFHVPLAGRTPDQLWSGLNQEWRRNVRKARQAGVRIVIGGESELPEFHRLLRITEERDGFRLGRSLAYFQRQYAALNAEQPGRMRLYLAVHQGEILAAHTMVSTGRRAWYQTGASADHRREVRPSNALQWRMMLDAHGLGADVHDMRGVPSTLDPDDRPFGLLRWKLGTGGQVVETLGEWETSVGGATNNALYRAFQAYLARR from the coding sequence ATGTCAGCGCTGCTCGCGACCGGAGACTGCGGCCATGACCGGGAGCTGCGGATACGCGGCCTGACCGCCGCCGAGCACCGGGCATTCCTGTCCACCCGCCCGGGGGCGAGTTTTCTGCAATACCCGTCCTGGGCCGGGGTGAAGGACCGCTGGACCTCGGAAATGGTCGGCTGGTACGGCGACTCCGGCGAACTGACGGGAACCGCTCTGGTGCTCTACCGCCAATTCCCGGGAACCCGCAAATACTTCGCCTATCTGCCCGAAGGTCCGGTGGCCGACTGGTCCGACCCGGACATCGACGGCTGGCTCGGCCCGCTCGTGGCACATCTGCGCAGGGCCGGCGCCTTCGCCGTACGGATCGGTCCCTCACCGGCGTACCGCCGCTGGGACACCGGCCGTCTCAAGGCGGCCACCGGGCCCGGCCGGAAGGTCTCCGACGTGCTGGCGACCGAGGTGGACCCGCTCGGCGCGGCCGTCGCCGATCGGCTCCGGGCCCGCGGCTGGCGCCGCTGCGGCGGCGACGGCGAGGACGCCGACGCACAGCCGCGCCATGTCTTCCACGTGCCGCTCGCCGGACGGACCCCCGACCAGCTCTGGTCCGGGCTCAACCAGGAATGGCGCCGCAACGTGCGCAAGGCCCGGCAGGCCGGGGTGCGGATCGTCATCGGCGGAGAGTCCGAACTCCCGGAGTTCCACCGGCTGCTGCGGATCACCGAGGAACGCGACGGCTTCCGGCTCGGCCGCTCCCTCGCCTATTTCCAGCGGCAGTACGCCGCACTCAACGCCGAACAGCCCGGCCGGATGAGGCTCTACCTCGCCGTCCACCAGGGCGAGATCCTGGCCGCCCACACCATGGTCAGCACCGGCCGACGGGCCTGGTACCAGACCGGAGCGTCCGCCGACCACCGCCGCGAGGTCCGTCCCAGCAACGCGTTGCAGTGGCGGATGATGCTCGATGCCCATGGGCTCGGTGCCGATGTGCACGACATGCGCGGGGTACCCTCCACCCTTGACCCCGACGACCGCCCCTTCGGGCTGCTCCGCTGGAAGCTCGGCACCGGCGGTCAGGTCGTCGAGACGCTCGGAGAGTGGGAGACATCGGTGGGCGGAGCCACGAACAACGCGCTGTACCGGGCGTTCCAGGCCTACCTGGCCCGCCGATGA
- a CDS encoding PQQ-binding-like beta-propeller repeat protein, whose translation MSGKKDQRDRSAARRRLAKERRWTYTDWHPERMQLCAGPLGVDAEKAMALDAVSGTLDGHWFSVFDCVTDDPSAARTVYLVQLPAVLPLVAVSRHSLAVDTMVPLLKRLVTERPDRHLYEIGDPAYDANHVVESVDLEAAARLLTPAVREFADDRRWLQWQVEGGYLFYAEPPGPRRGKDDTHAILTGLRSLVDLVEIIDPGLWGEAADAVPGVGDGRAEAEKNPGDADHGMANAERGAVSDAVPSVGAQPVPGPGSGPSAMARGGPAHTGVYPKGTLPSGFEAWSVRLPDAVVAAPVVCAGTVYVNCSDGRCYALDAVTGAARWSFDAIGALKETPAVADGTVYVVGESGVLHAVGAVDGQEHWRQRVGHSGAPVVADGLLYVVHHPANLLRDTSRIRALDAATGEERWERRLPDGSAAAAAVSDGRVYVQGARAQLTAFDAVTGEELWHQGSTASQLSCCTPSVAGGMVCAGTGAGRFYAYDAVTGEQLWGAQAAGVVDSTPALAEGLVFVGDSHGGAYAVDGSDGGLLWHLPNRYGASSPAICGPSGWIVGTKYGRGLFKISLSAGAVLWRHALDGRGTGPVYADGVVYVGTQAGTVLAVDAETGRKPPRARRKMRV comes from the coding sequence ATGTCGGGGAAAAAGGATCAGCGGGACCGCAGCGCGGCGCGGCGTCGTCTGGCGAAGGAACGCCGGTGGACGTACACGGACTGGCATCCCGAACGCATGCAGTTGTGCGCGGGGCCGCTCGGCGTCGATGCCGAGAAGGCGATGGCCCTGGACGCCGTGAGCGGCACCCTGGACGGCCATTGGTTCAGCGTCTTCGACTGTGTCACCGACGACCCCTCGGCCGCCCGCACCGTGTACCTCGTCCAACTGCCGGCCGTGCTGCCGCTGGTAGCGGTGAGCCGGCACTCACTGGCTGTGGACACGATGGTTCCGCTGCTGAAGCGGCTCGTCACCGAGCGCCCGGACCGCCATCTGTACGAGATCGGTGACCCGGCCTACGACGCCAACCATGTGGTGGAGAGCGTGGACCTGGAGGCGGCGGCGCGGCTGCTCACCCCGGCCGTGCGCGAATTCGCCGACGACCGCCGCTGGTTGCAGTGGCAGGTGGAGGGCGGCTACCTCTTCTACGCGGAGCCTCCGGGGCCGCGCAGGGGGAAGGACGACACCCACGCGATCCTGACCGGACTGCGCTCACTGGTCGACCTGGTGGAGATCATTGACCCGGGGTTGTGGGGCGAGGCGGCGGACGCGGTCCCTGGCGTCGGCGACGGCCGTGCGGAGGCGGAGAAGAACCCAGGCGATGCCGACCACGGGATGGCGAACGCCGAGCGCGGGGCCGTGTCGGACGCCGTTCCCTCCGTCGGAGCACAGCCGGTGCCCGGTCCCGGCAGCGGACCGTCCGCCATGGCCCGCGGTGGGCCGGCCCACACCGGCGTCTATCCGAAGGGCACGCTGCCGTCCGGCTTCGAGGCGTGGAGCGTGCGGCTGCCGGACGCGGTCGTCGCCGCACCGGTCGTCTGCGCGGGCACTGTGTACGTCAACTGTTCCGACGGCCGCTGCTACGCACTGGATGCGGTGACGGGCGCGGCGCGTTGGTCCTTCGACGCGATCGGTGCCCTGAAGGAGACGCCGGCGGTCGCCGACGGGACGGTGTACGTCGTCGGCGAGTCCGGTGTGCTGCACGCGGTCGGTGCCGTGGACGGACAGGAGCACTGGCGGCAGCGGGTGGGCCACTCGGGTGCGCCGGTGGTCGCCGACGGCCTGCTCTACGTCGTCCACCACCCGGCCAACCTGCTGCGCGACACCTCCCGGATCCGCGCGCTGGACGCGGCGACCGGCGAGGAGCGCTGGGAGCGACGGTTGCCCGACGGGTCGGCCGCCGCGGCGGCGGTCTCCGACGGCCGGGTCTATGTGCAGGGCGCGCGGGCCCAGTTGACCGCCTTCGACGCGGTGACCGGCGAGGAGCTGTGGCACCAGGGGTCCACCGCGAGCCAGTTGAGCTGCTGCACCCCGAGCGTCGCGGGAGGCATGGTCTGCGCGGGCACCGGCGCCGGCCGGTTCTACGCGTACGACGCCGTCACCGGGGAGCAGCTGTGGGGAGCACAGGCGGCCGGCGTGGTCGACAGCACCCCGGCGCTGGCCGAGGGTCTGGTCTTCGTGGGCGACAGCCACGGTGGCGCGTACGCGGTGGACGGCAGCGACGGCGGGCTCCTCTGGCACCTGCCGAACCGTTACGGCGCCTCCTCCCCGGCGATCTGCGGCCCGTCCGGCTGGATCGTCGGCACCAAGTACGGGCGCGGTCTGTTCAAGATCAGCCTGAGCGCCGGTGCGGTCCTGTGGCGGCACGCACTCGATGGCCGCGGCACCGGCCCCGTCTACGCCGACGGGGTCGTCTACGTGGGCACGCAGGCCGGTACCGTGCTCGCGGTCGATGCCGAGACCGGTCGCAAGCCTCCCCGGGCGCGGCGCAAGATGCGGGTCTGA
- a CDS encoding cytochrome P450, with protein sequence MTANEDTLPLHRLTFAAPGPPQHTTLPDGSPAWHFTRYDDVRQVLADDRFTRALLPTKAASPLTDTPDAMAKQDGTGHLRLRHTAKGAFTPRAIGRVMPMVAETVDRFIADLADHGPPADLVDQYTRPLPIAVMNKLLGIHDLDDARLVRWTELAFPEPSVPEGETAEAAREFTEFATRLMAERRRTPGPDLITTLVQTADREGGIPEPQLVNFVTTLAVAGYDTTVTMLGNALLYLLDERSRDWTRLASDEDEAAAGALADRLAHLIPLNDPAKRFNPLRATEDLEIGGAAIRAGDLVTLDRGAANRDPAAFPGDPFADLFAPLEHPTLAFGGGQHYCLGVALARTELRLALHRLATRLPDLRLTVPVDSVEWHTSALTRSPRHLPATW encoded by the coding sequence ATGACCGCCAACGAGGACACTCTTCCCCTGCACCGGCTGACGTTCGCCGCCCCCGGCCCGCCCCAGCACACAACACTGCCCGACGGCAGCCCCGCCTGGCACTTCACCCGCTACGACGACGTCCGCCAGGTGCTGGCCGACGACCGGTTCACCCGAGCCCTGCTGCCCACGAAAGCCGCCTCGCCCCTCACCGACACCCCCGACGCCATGGCCAAGCAGGACGGCACCGGACATCTGCGACTGCGCCACACCGCCAAAGGCGCCTTCACCCCTCGCGCGATCGGCCGCGTGATGCCCATGGTCGCCGAGACGGTCGACCGGTTCATCGCCGACCTCGCCGATCACGGCCCACCAGCAGACCTCGTCGACCAGTACACCCGCCCCCTGCCCATCGCCGTCATGAACAAGTTGTTGGGCATCCACGACCTGGACGACGCCCGGCTGGTGCGCTGGACCGAACTCGCCTTCCCCGAACCTTCGGTTCCCGAAGGCGAAACCGCCGAGGCCGCACGCGAGTTCACCGAATTCGCCACCCGCCTCATGGCCGAACGCCGACGCACCCCCGGCCCGGACCTGATCACCACCCTCGTACAGACCGCCGACCGCGAAGGCGGCATCCCCGAACCCCAACTCGTCAACTTCGTCACCACCCTCGCGGTCGCCGGCTACGACACCACCGTGACCATGCTGGGCAACGCGCTCCTCTACCTCCTGGACGAACGCTCGCGGGACTGGACCCGCCTGGCCTCCGACGAAGACGAAGCAGCCGCCGGGGCACTGGCCGACCGCCTGGCACACCTGATCCCGCTCAACGACCCCGCGAAACGATTCAACCCGCTGCGCGCCACCGAGGACCTGGAGATCGGTGGGGCAGCCATCCGGGCCGGAGACCTCGTCACCCTCGACCGCGGCGCGGCCAACCGCGATCCTGCGGCCTTCCCCGGCGACCCCTTCGCCGACCTGTTCGCCCCACTGGAACACCCCACCCTCGCCTTCGGCGGAGGACAGCACTACTGCCTGGGTGTCGCCCTGGCCCGCACGGAACTCCGTCTCGCCCTGCACCGACTGGCCACTCGGCTTCCCGACCTCCGCCTGACCGTGCCGGTCGACTCCGTCGAGTGGCACACGAGTGCTCTC
- a CDS encoding response regulator transcription factor produces the protein MPRVLLIEDDPSVREGVELGLRRRGHELRAVESGEAGLAALGEFRPDLVLLDLMLPAMNGVQVCRRIRETSQLPIIMLTARGDDFDVVVGLEAGADDYIVKPARTEVIEARIRAVLRRLVEPAGRGGTEIHGELTVDRAGLSVAKAGQRLLLAPSELKLLLHLSASPEQVFSRQQLLEYVWEHSYHGDARLVDACVRRLRQKIEDVAGSPRYIQTVRGFGYRFGPLG, from the coding sequence ATGCCTCGCGTGTTGCTGATCGAAGACGACCCCTCCGTACGCGAAGGGGTCGAGCTGGGGCTGCGGCGGCGCGGCCACGAACTGCGCGCTGTGGAGAGCGGCGAGGCGGGGCTGGCCGCCCTGGGGGAGTTCCGGCCCGATCTGGTGCTCCTCGACCTGATGCTCCCCGCGATGAACGGGGTCCAGGTCTGCCGCCGGATACGCGAGACCAGCCAGCTGCCGATCATCATGCTCACGGCCCGGGGCGACGACTTCGACGTGGTCGTCGGGCTGGAGGCCGGCGCCGACGACTACATCGTCAAGCCGGCCCGTACCGAAGTGATCGAGGCCAGGATCCGTGCCGTACTGCGCAGGCTCGTCGAGCCGGCCGGGCGCGGCGGCACCGAGATCCACGGCGAACTGACCGTCGACCGGGCCGGACTCTCGGTCGCCAAGGCCGGGCAGCGCCTCCTGCTCGCACCCTCCGAACTGAAACTGCTGCTCCATCTGTCGGCTTCGCCCGAGCAGGTCTTCAGCAGACAGCAGCTCCTCGAATACGTCTGGGAGCACAGCTACCACGGGGACGCGCGCCTGGTCGACGCGTGTGTGCGGCGGCTGCGGCAGAAGATCGAGGACGTGGCGGGCAGCCCGCGCTACATCCAGACCGTCCGCGGCTTCGGATACCGCTTCGGTCCGCTCGGATGA
- a CDS encoding Ig-like domain-containing protein: MIAARRPVRRTAPLGRPVRLTLIAGTAVLGTMLTACSGAAASDSESDKGHAAASASDAKISVNLRGAQAAPGTPVKVTLGTGKLKAVTVSADGGEALTGRISADGRTWTSDRPAAPGTTYGVEAKNTEGGSAKAGFTTAAADKVNKLSLAPGKNTTVGVAQPLSVVFDNPVKDRAAVEKALKVSTSNNTEGSWGWLQDYSGKDRVDWRPKEYWKSGTKVTLDADLNGIDSGPSGGWFVRDYRTTFAIGADQVVKVDLDRHRLALKRDGKTVMDVPMSAGTPGGEKASWRGTAVLMAKEGTINMRSETVGLGDAYDKMVDSSMRLTWSGMYAHAAPWNAAYFGVANHSSGCVGMSDANAAALYQQVRVGDPFEITGADAKGTVAEGNGYGAWNVSWSDWQAKSAL; this comes from the coding sequence TTGATCGCTGCACGTCGGCCCGTACGCCGTACCGCTCCGCTCGGCCGCCCGGTCCGGCTCACCCTGATCGCCGGTACCGCGGTGCTCGGTACCATGCTCACCGCCTGTTCCGGTGCCGCCGCGTCGGACTCGGAGTCGGACAAGGGCCACGCGGCCGCGTCGGCCTCCGACGCCAAGATCTCGGTGAACCTCCGGGGCGCCCAGGCGGCCCCGGGCACGCCGGTGAAAGTGACGCTGGGCACCGGAAAGCTGAAGGCGGTCACCGTGAGCGCGGACGGCGGTGAGGCGCTCACCGGCCGGATATCCGCCGACGGCAGGACCTGGACGTCGGACCGGCCGGCCGCGCCCGGCACCACGTACGGCGTCGAGGCGAAGAACACCGAGGGCGGCAGCGCGAAGGCCGGTTTCACCACCGCCGCCGCCGACAAGGTCAACAAGCTGTCGCTGGCCCCCGGCAAGAACACCACGGTCGGCGTGGCACAGCCGCTCTCGGTCGTCTTCGACAACCCGGTCAAGGACAGGGCGGCGGTGGAGAAGGCCCTGAAGGTCTCCACCTCGAACAACACCGAGGGCTCCTGGGGCTGGCTGCAGGACTACTCGGGCAAGGACCGCGTCGACTGGCGGCCCAAGGAGTACTGGAAGTCCGGCACGAAGGTCACGCTCGACGCCGACCTCAACGGCATCGACTCGGGCCCGTCCGGCGGCTGGTTCGTCCGCGACTACCGGACCACCTTCGCGATCGGCGCCGACCAGGTGGTCAAGGTCGATCTCGACCGTCACCGGCTGGCGCTGAAGCGGGACGGGAAGACCGTCATGGACGTGCCCATGTCGGCCGGCACCCCCGGCGGCGAGAAGGCGTCCTGGCGCGGCACCGCCGTGCTGATGGCCAAGGAGGGCACGATCAACATGCGCTCCGAGACGGTCGGCCTCGGCGATGCCTACGACAAGATGGTCGACTCCTCGATGCGGCTGACCTGGTCGGGGATGTACGCCCACGCGGCGCCGTGGAACGCGGCCTACTTCGGGGTGGCCAACCACAGTTCGGGCTGCGTCGGAATGAGCGACGCCAACGCCGCCGCGCTGTACCAGCAGGTGCGGGTCGGCGACCCGTTCGAGATCACCGGCGCGGACGCCAAGGGCACGGTCGCGGAGGGCAACGGGTACGGCGCGTGGAACGTGTCGTGGTCCGACTGGCAGGCGAAGAGCGCGCTGTAG